GGGTGGCCACGCACAGCGCCGAGTGGGCCCTCCCATTCCTGTGGGCGAGCGGCGGTGATCGTGAGGCCTTCATCGCGGCGCTCCGAGACGATCCGACGGTCGAGGACGCCGCCGTCATCGAAGCAGTGGACGGCAGCGTGCTGTACAAGGTGCAGTGGTGCGATCGAGTCATCGAACTCGTGAACGAGATGATCGACCAGCACGCGGTCATCCTAGAGGCGGAGGCGCAGTCCCGACGCTGGCGATTCAAGCTCCGCTTCGCCGAGGAGGGACAGGTCGCCACGTTCCAGCGCCACTTCACCGAGCAGGGGCACGCGTTCGAGGTCAACAGGCTCTACCGCCCGACGGAACCGCGCCGGCGGGAGTACGGCCTGACCGCCGAGCAGTACGAAA
The Halomarina pelagica DNA segment above includes these coding regions:
- a CDS encoding helix-turn-helix domain-containing protein, encoding MSVIADCTVPTESFALRGALEDNPQTALEAERVATHSAEWALPFLWASGGDREAFIAALRDDPTVEDAAVIEAVDGSVLYKVQWCDRVIELVNEMIDQHAVILEAEAQSRRWRFKLRFAEEGQVATFQRHFTEQGHAFEVNRLYRPTEPRRREYGLTAEQYETLVTALDRGYFEIPRTVSTDDLAEILGISSNAVSQRLRRASANLVRNTLLIGPRDPGT